The Aminithiophilus ramosus genome contains a region encoding:
- a CDS encoding Nif3-like dinuclear metal center hexameric protein, producing the protein MKVSEVERVLEEWLPARWAEAWDNVGLLVGHPSWEVKSPMVVLDVTEEAVRRAVAEGRTLLLSHHPLLFSPVRRLDFSTPSLRVAASALQARVALLAAHTNWDNAPDGVNVILARSLGLSDLRPLRRGPDDSWGVGVLGNLVSPEEPQAILDRLRRVWRLSWVHYYGPLKPIRSLALCGGSGADLYLEASIGGADLFVTADVKYHQVEAILAEGLALAVIDHGEMERVSLPALARGLASRMGCDVAVSDDRALPVPFGTVFPFFHDRGDGL; encoded by the coding sequence TTGAAGGTCTCCGAGGTGGAGAGAGTCCTTGAAGAGTGGCTTCCTGCGCGTTGGGCCGAGGCGTGGGACAATGTGGGACTCCTCGTCGGTCATCCTTCCTGGGAGGTAAAGAGCCCCATGGTTGTTCTCGACGTGACGGAAGAGGCCGTGCGGCGAGCCGTTGCGGAGGGGCGAACGCTGCTTCTCTCCCATCACCCGCTTCTCTTTTCGCCCGTCAGGCGTCTCGATTTTTCCACGCCTTCCCTGAGAGTCGCCGCCTCGGCCCTTCAGGCCCGAGTCGCCCTCTTGGCGGCCCATACGAACTGGGATAACGCCCCTGACGGCGTCAACGTCATCCTGGCCCGCTCCCTGGGGCTTTCCGATCTTCGCCCCCTCCGGAGGGGGCCGGACGATTCATGGGGCGTCGGCGTCCTGGGAAATCTCGTCTCTCCGGAGGAGCCCCAGGCCATCCTCGACCGGCTTCGTCGCGTCTGGCGGCTGTCCTGGGTCCACTACTACGGGCCCCTGAAGCCGATCCGATCGCTGGCCCTCTGCGGCGGCTCGGGCGCCGATCTTTATCTCGAAGCGTCGATCGGCGGCGCGGACCTTTTTGTGACGGCCGACGTGAAGTATCATCAGGTGGAGGCCATTCTGGCCGAAGGTCTTGCCCTTGCCGTCATCGATCACGGGGAGATGGAGCGCGTCTCCCTTCCCGCCCTTGCCCGGGGGTTGGCGTCCCGTATGGGCTGTGACGTCGCCGTCTCCGATGATCGCGCCCTTCCCGTCCCTTTCGGAACGGTGTTCCCTTTCTTTCATGACAGAGGTGATGGTTTATGA
- a CDS encoding ferredoxin, whose protein sequence is MVVKLDQDECIGCGVCAQICPEVFELDEEAGKARVIRPEGADGALEAADSCPVGCIRVEGN, encoded by the coding sequence ATGGTCGTTAAATTGGACCAGGACGAGTGTATCGGATGTGGCGTCTGCGCTCAGATCTGTCCGGAGGTTTTCGAGCTCGACGAAGAGGCGGGCAAGGCCAGAGTGATCCGTCCGGAGGGGGCCGACGGTGCCTTGGAGGCGGCCGACAGCTGTCCCGTCGGATGCATTCGCGTTGAGGGGAACTAG
- the scpB gene encoding SMC-Scp complex subunit ScpB → MCRSAVSSLEPSDAVIEALLFVAVEPVSTRELASAAALSTAGAEASLERLRRHYGQGHGLCLLSIGGGWVLATSPSVEEAVAAFRETAQSQRVRLSKAALESLSVVAYSQPVTRSEIEEIRGVRCDRVLDTLLRYGLIRIAGRKKGTGNPLLYRTTARFLEVFGLESVSALPCLDDLEEVLGDDDGD, encoded by the coding sequence ATGTGCAGGTCTGCCGTGTCCTCTCTTGAGCCGTCCGATGCCGTCATCGAGGCTCTTCTATTCGTCGCCGTCGAGCCTGTCTCGACGCGGGAGCTGGCTTCTGCGGCCGCCCTCTCGACGGCTGGCGCAGAAGCCTCTCTGGAACGTCTGCGCCGTCATTACGGTCAGGGTCACGGGCTCTGCCTTCTCTCCATCGGCGGGGGATGGGTGCTGGCTACAAGTCCCTCCGTCGAGGAGGCTGTAGCTGCCTTCCGAGAGACGGCCCAGAGCCAGCGGGTCCGTCTGAGCAAGGCCGCTCTGGAATCCCTTTCCGTCGTCGCCTACAGCCAGCCCGTGACGCGATCGGAGATCGAGGAGATTCGAGGCGTCCGTTGCGATCGCGTTCTCGACACGCTTCTGCGTTACGGCCTGATCCGGATCGCCGGGCGCAAAAAGGGAACGGGAAACCCCCTGTTGTACAGGACGACGGCCCGATTCCTCGAGGTTTTCGGTCTCGAATCCGTTTCGGCCCTTCCCTGTCTGGACGATCTCGAGGAGGTCTTGGGCGATGACGACGGAGATTGA
- a CDS encoding segregation and condensation protein A, whose product MTPSFDVDFEGFSGPLDLLCLLVETREIEASSVPLGDVVHRYAAFLVRSREVSLSRAAEFLSLAARLLLGKVQALFPRPKEEILDERDDGADEETLRALLERYRPYRKAASFLFRLQAQRQRSFLRPPEEGPPLYDLGDLWGLSLLWWRTLEIFQRRQAQDGSESSRHDESHDEGIPEAIPEEVQVERRMEEILFSLSTEETGLPLARILRHERGRINLIVTLLALLELSRLGRVSLAQKEVLGDVQVCRVLS is encoded by the coding sequence GTGACCCCTTCGTTTGACGTCGATTTCGAGGGGTTTTCAGGTCCTCTCGATCTGCTCTGCCTCCTCGTCGAGACGAGGGAAATAGAGGCCTCCTCCGTTCCCCTGGGCGATGTTGTTCACCGCTATGCGGCTTTTCTGGTCCGTTCCCGCGAGGTTTCTCTCTCCAGGGCCGCCGAGTTCCTCTCTTTGGCGGCCCGTCTTCTCCTGGGTAAAGTGCAGGCCCTTTTCCCCAGACCCAAGGAGGAAATCCTCGACGAGAGAGACGACGGAGCCGACGAGGAGACGTTGCGAGCCCTTCTGGAGCGTTATCGCCCTTACCGCAAGGCGGCCTCCTTCCTTTTCCGCCTTCAGGCCCAAAGGCAGAGGTCTTTCCTCCGTCCGCCCGAAGAAGGTCCCCCTCTCTATGATCTGGGCGATCTTTGGGGGCTTTCTCTGCTCTGGTGGCGGACCCTGGAGATCTTTCAGCGCCGTCAGGCCCAGGACGGATCGGAATCCTCCCGTCACGATGAAAGCCATGACGAGGGGATTCCCGAGGCGATCCCTGAGGAGGTCCAAGTCGAACGGCGCATGGAGGAGATCCTTTTCTCCCTCTCCACGGAGGAGACCGGGTTGCCCCTTGCCCGGATCCTCCGCCACGAGAGAGGTCGCATCAATCTCATCGTCACCCTTTTGGCTCTTCTGGAGCTGTCTCGCTTGGGTCGGGTTTCTCTGGCCCAGAAGGAGGTCCTCGGCGATGTGCAGGTCTGCCGTGTCCTCTCTTGA
- the trpS gene encoding tryptophan--tRNA ligase: MNRVFSGMRPTGKLHIGHLAGALTNWTRLQDDYDCYYGIVDWHALMSDYADTSRLGENCREVLLDWLGSGIDPERSSIFIQSHVVEHAELALALGMITPLGWLERCPTYKEQILNLQNKDLGTYAFLGYPVLMAADILLYRSEKVPVGEDQSAHLEITREIARRFNYFYGPIFPEPETLLTPTPKVPGTDGRKMSKSYGNSINISDELPEIWQKMRTMKTDPARERRSDPGDPDKCPVWDLHRVFNPDGGEREELASGCRSAAIGCIDCKKRLFSHVERYLAPIQERRRHYEGRPELLDEVLHHGAEKARKVARETMAAVREALGLLR; encoded by the coding sequence ATGAATCGTGTGTTCAGCGGTATGCGCCCCACGGGCAAGCTCCACATCGGTCATCTGGCCGGTGCCCTGACGAACTGGACCCGTCTTCAGGACGACTATGACTGCTACTACGGAATCGTCGACTGGCATGCTCTCATGTCGGATTACGCCGACACGAGTCGCCTCGGGGAAAATTGTCGGGAGGTGCTCCTCGATTGGCTCGGATCGGGAATCGATCCCGAGAGGAGTTCCATCTTCATCCAATCCCATGTCGTCGAGCACGCCGAACTGGCCCTCGCCCTGGGCATGATCACGCCTCTCGGATGGCTGGAGAGGTGTCCGACCTACAAGGAGCAGATCCTCAACCTTCAGAACAAGGATCTGGGGACCTACGCCTTTCTCGGCTATCCTGTCCTCATGGCGGCCGATATCCTTCTCTACCGGTCGGAGAAGGTCCCCGTCGGTGAAGATCAGTCGGCTCACCTGGAGATCACCAGAGAGATCGCCAGGCGCTTCAACTATTTCTACGGTCCCATCTTCCCGGAACCGGAGACGTTGCTGACGCCGACGCCCAAGGTTCCCGGCACGGATGGAAGAAAAATGAGCAAGTCCTACGGCAACAGCATCAACATTTCCGACGAACTGCCCGAGATCTGGCAGAAGATGCGGACGATGAAGACGGACCCGGCCAGAGAGAGGCGCTCCGATCCCGGAGATCCCGACAAGTGTCCCGTCTGGGACCTGCATCGCGTCTTCAACCCTGACGGGGGGGAGAGAGAGGAACTCGCTTCGGGCTGTCGCTCGGCCGCCATCGGCTGTATCGACTGCAAAAAGAGACTCTTCTCCCATGTCGAGCGTTATCTGGCTCCGATTCAGGAGCGGCGCCGTCACTACGAGGGCCGGCCGGAGCTGCTTGACGAGGTGCTCCATCACGGTGCCGAAAAGGCCCGCAAGGTCGCCCGTGAGACGATGGCGGCTGTCAGGGAGGCTCTGGGGCTTCTCCGGTGA
- a CDS encoding pseudouridine synthase, translating into MTTEIEGERLNRYLARCGLGSRRNVETLIFSGRVCVDGQRAHSPGERVVEGSRVTFDGRSLFPLDSLYLALNKPRGVVCAVSDPFDRTVVDLLPEVFAGRRPFPVGRLDRESEGLLLMTNDGDFAHRILHPRFGVVKRYEVRLDRALPDLLLSRWRRGLRLDGRLVVPHAVERLPEEDRGLSLSLNEGLKREIRRMAEQLGFRVLSLRRCAIGGLVLEHLRLGDFLEVDGSNLWQMIKSGGIV; encoded by the coding sequence ATGACGACGGAGATTGAGGGGGAGCGCCTCAACCGTTATCTCGCCCGCTGTGGACTCGGGTCGAGGCGGAACGTTGAAACCCTGATTTTTTCGGGGAGGGTCTGCGTCGATGGACAAAGGGCCCATTCTCCGGGAGAACGAGTCGTCGAGGGTAGCCGTGTCACCTTCGACGGACGTTCTCTCTTTCCCCTGGACTCGCTCTATCTGGCCCTGAATAAGCCGCGAGGCGTCGTCTGTGCCGTTTCGGATCCTTTCGACCGGACCGTCGTCGATCTTCTCCCGGAGGTTTTTGCCGGGCGCAGGCCCTTTCCTGTGGGGCGGTTGGACAGGGAAAGCGAGGGGCTCCTGCTGATGACCAACGACGGCGACTTCGCCCATCGGATTCTTCATCCCCGCTTCGGCGTCGTCAAGAGATACGAGGTCCGTCTCGACAGGGCTCTGCCCGATCTCCTTCTGTCTCGGTGGCGTCGCGGCCTTCGTCTCGACGGGAGACTCGTCGTTCCCCATGCCGTCGAGCGCCTGCCGGAGGAGGATAGAGGGCTTTCCCTCTCTCTCAACGAGGGGTTGAAGAGGGAAATCCGGCGCATGGCGGAGCAGCTAGGCTTCCGCGTCCTTTCCCTGCGCCGTTGCGCCATCGGAGGGCTGGTGCTGGAACACCTTCGCCTCGGCGATTTTCTTGAAGTCGATGGTTCCAACCTGTGGCAGATGATTAAGTCTGGTGGTATCGTGTGA